In Fervidobacterium nodosum Rt17-B1, one genomic interval encodes:
- a CDS encoding phosphoribosylaminoimidazolecarboxamide formyltransferase produces MDELREQKTLVNLGNVELGKDKIELHKNSVELRYGENSHERAYVYGELSFEVLHEGKQLSYNNILDAEAAWVLAKNLKLVGGGACVIKHQTPCGAAYLKSFDEADKIECIKKAIEADSESAYGGILATSFEFTLEMAKSIKTYLEVIVAPDFTTDAIEYLSNKKVRLIKPKEYTPYAGKVAFGGLVVSERKFEGEPELLFGEPFNLNEVKFTLIVAEAVKSNAIVLVKDGVTVGIGGGQPSRKRSCRIATTLAGEKAYGSIAASDAFFPFTDGLEILINAGVKCVVAPLGSIRDEEVLEFAKSKGITYYKSPIRVFRH; encoded by the coding sequence ATGGATGAATTAAGAGAACAAAAAACATTGGTAAATCTTGGAAATGTAGAATTAGGAAAAGATAAGATTGAACTTCACAAAAATAGTGTTGAGTTACGCTACGGAGAAAACTCACACGAAAGAGCATACGTTTACGGAGAGTTATCATTTGAAGTTTTACACGAAGGTAAACAGCTATCCTACAACAACATATTGGATGCGGAAGCTGCTTGGGTACTCGCAAAGAACTTAAAACTTGTGGGTGGTGGTGCTTGTGTTATCAAACACCAAACACCGTGTGGTGCCGCGTATTTAAAGAGCTTTGATGAAGCAGATAAGATAGAATGCATTAAAAAAGCTATAGAAGCTGATAGCGAATCAGCTTATGGTGGGATATTAGCAACAAGTTTTGAATTCACATTGGAGATGGCAAAATCTATTAAAACATACCTTGAAGTTATCGTTGCACCTGATTTCACAACTGATGCAATTGAATATCTCAGCAATAAAAAGGTACGACTTATAAAACCAAAAGAGTATACACCCTACGCTGGCAAAGTGGCATTTGGTGGGCTTGTCGTTTCTGAAAGAAAGTTTGAAGGCGAACCTGAATTGTTATTTGGTGAACCATTCAATTTAAACGAAGTAAAATTCACTCTCATTGTTGCCGAAGCAGTTAAATCAAACGCAATAGTCCTTGTTAAAGATGGTGTTACAGTAGGCATAGGCGGTGGGCAACCATCGAGAAAAAGATCTTGCCGGATAGCAACCACTTTAGCAGGTGAAAAAGCATATGGTTCAATAGCGGCTTCTGATGCGTTCTTTCCGTTTACAGACGGGCTTGAGATACTTATAAACGCAGGAGTTAAATGTGTTGTTGCTCCGCTTGGCTCTATACGTGATGAAGAAGTATTGGAATTTGCAAAAAGTAAAGGGATAACGTATTATAAATCACCTATCAGAGTTTTTAGGCATTGA
- the purN gene encoding phosphoribosylglycinamide formyltransferase: MHGLFRSELPRIVVCASGSGSNFEALVKASLENKLKAKIELLIADKECYAIERAKRLDIPFVKLNKPWYVHFEEVLDNVKPDLIVLSGFMRIIPEDIVKKYFPKIVNIHPSLLPSFPGKEGIKQAYEYGVKVTGITIHFVDSGVDTGPIIFQKAIEVKDEWSFEQFEEEIHKLEHEYYWQVIEKLLYSDYRIENRKVLFNKNY; the protein is encoded by the coding sequence GGGCTGTTTCGATCTGAACTACCCCGCATAGTTGTATGTGCTTCTGGAAGTGGAAGTAACTTTGAAGCGTTAGTAAAAGCAAGCCTAGAAAACAAACTTAAAGCAAAAATAGAATTATTAATTGCCGATAAAGAATGCTACGCAATAGAGCGGGCAAAACGACTTGATATACCATTTGTAAAGCTAAATAAACCTTGGTATGTTCATTTCGAAGAAGTGTTGGATAACGTTAAACCGGATTTGATTGTTCTTTCAGGTTTTATGAGAATAATACCGGAAGATATAGTAAAAAAATACTTTCCTAAAATTGTTAACATACACCCATCGTTACTTCCATCTTTTCCCGGTAAAGAAGGTATCAAACAAGCGTATGAGTACGGAGTTAAGGTTACTGGCATAACAATTCATTTTGTCGATAGTGGTGTTGATACAGGTCCAATAATTTTCCAAAAAGCTATAGAAGTTAAAGATGAATGGTCCTTTGAGCAATTTGAAGAAGAAATCCATAAGCTTGAACATGAATATTATTGGCAAGTTATTGAAAAACTACTTTACTCGGATTACAGAATAGAAAATAGGAAGGTTCTTTTTAATAAAAACTATTAA